The proteins below are encoded in one region of Salvelinus alpinus chromosome 27, SLU_Salpinus.1, whole genome shotgun sequence:
- the LOC139556348 gene encoding UI-like, with product MKPVPLVLLLATVLLTSHIPPSVSRPQDLAMFDGHGYKSQLDEVFQKAGDAVSYLIKENILRYLQRNPRLQTGFPPQFPFEVTPLGSRGLGHLARSLPPFEQQRAPGEVNSLEDFVELTKRNDDPPISIDLTFHLLRNMIEMARIESQKEQAELNRKYLDEVGK from the coding sequence ATGAAGCCTGTCCCCCTGGTCCTGCTCCTTGCCACTGTTCTCCTCACCTCTCACATCCCCCCAAGTGTTAGTCGACCACAGGACCTGGCCATGTTCGACGGCCACGGCTACAAGAGTCAGCTGGACGAGGTGTTCCAGAAGGCTGGCGACGCAGTTTCCTACCTTATCAAAGAAAATATACTGCGTTATTTGCAGAGAAATCCCCGGTTGCAAACAGGTTTCCCGCCACAGTTTCCCTTTGAGGTGACGCCCCTGGGCTCGAGGGGTCTTGGTCACCTGGCGCGCAGTTTGCCGCCCTTTGAGCAGCAGCGCGCGCCTGGGGAGGTTAACAGCCTGGAAGACTTCGTGGAGTTGACCAAGAGAAACGATGACCCGCCGATCTCCATCGACCTCACTTTCCACCTGCTGAGAAATATGATCGAAATGGCGCGGATCGAGAGCCAGAAGGAGCAAGCAGAGTTGAACCGCAAGTATCTAGATGAAGTTGGAAAGTGA